A region of Desulfolithobacter dissulfuricans DNA encodes the following proteins:
- a CDS encoding glycyl-radical enzyme activating protein, which yields MKRGRIGSIGRYCLHDGPGIRTTVFLKGCPLQCPWCHNPEFINPAPEIAFYHSRCVGCGECGEVCRDQAISYATPLRIIRNRCTVCGLCVEACPARALEFVGQEMSVEEVLEIIMRDQHFYEVSGGGVTLSGGEPTVQMEFISALLKELKARGVHTAIQTSGYFVWEEFASGPLPLLDLIFMDIKIADPREHRLVTGVENTVIRENLERLIREFPDKEVVVRIPIVPGYTAFAENLYALSSWLEDIGARQVVLLPFHPFGISKAENIGRQVDERLPRKSLCQGSF from the coding sequence GTGAAGCGAGGCCGTATAGGTTCCATAGGGCGGTATTGCCTCCACGACGGACCCGGCATTCGGACAACGGTGTTCCTTAAAGGGTGTCCCCTGCAATGTCCCTGGTGCCATAACCCGGAATTCATCAATCCAGCCCCGGAGATCGCCTTTTATCACAGCCGCTGCGTGGGCTGCGGGGAGTGCGGCGAGGTCTGCCGGGACCAGGCCATCAGCTATGCCACCCCGCTGCGGATCATCCGCAACAGATGTACCGTCTGCGGCCTCTGCGTCGAGGCCTGCCCGGCCCGGGCCCTGGAGTTTGTCGGCCAGGAGATGAGCGTGGAGGAAGTGCTGGAGATCATCATGCGCGACCAGCACTTCTACGAGGTCTCGGGCGGCGGGGTCACCCTGTCCGGCGGCGAGCCCACGGTGCAGATGGAGTTCATCTCCGCCCTGCTGAAGGAACTCAAAGCCAGGGGAGTCCACACTGCCATCCAGACCAGCGGTTACTTTGTCTGGGAGGAGTTTGCCAGTGGGCCCCTGCCGCTGCTCGATCTCATCTTCATGGATATCAAAATAGCTGACCCTCGGGAGCACCGGCTTGTCACCGGGGTCGAGAATACGGTTATTCGGGAGAACCTGGAACGGCTTATACGTGAGTTCCCGGACAAGGAGGTCGTGGTGAGAATACCCATTGTTCCGGGGTACACGGCCTTTGCGGAAAACCTCTATGCTCTTTCCTCCTGGCTTGAAGATATCGGTGCCCGGCAGGTGGTTCTCCTGCCGTTCCATCCGTTTGGCATCTCAAAGGCTGAAAATATCGGCAGGCAGGTGGACGAAAGACTGCCCCGCAAGTCTCTGTGCCAGGGGAGCTTTTGA
- a CDS encoding peptidoglycan-binding domain-containing protein, which yields MLLKKGIQNQRVEELQKRLQELGYDPGPADGVFGPRTEMAVLAFQEDKGLSVDGVVGRETWNGLFASPIPEVVSELTRPPSYSQCFDVFGDFRVAGWQEQSLVRCDLSEMADALGHIYISWLTEDDKAFVHHN from the coding sequence ATGCTGTTGAAAAAGGGAATACAGAACCAGAGGGTGGAGGAACTGCAGAAACGGCTCCAGGAACTGGGCTACGATCCGGGACCGGCGGACGGTGTCTTTGGCCCGAGGACCGAGATGGCGGTGCTCGCTTTTCAGGAGGACAAGGGTCTTTCAGTGGACGGCGTGGTCGGGCGGGAAACCTGGAACGGTCTGTTTGCCAGCCCCATACCGGAGGTAGTTTCAGAGCTGACCAGGCCACCTTCCTACAGCCAGTGTTTTGATGTCTTTGGTGATTTCCGGGTCGCAGGCTGGCAGGAACAGAGCCTGGTCCGCTGCGACCTCTCGGAGATGGCCGATGCCCTGGGGCATATCTACATCAGCTGGCTCACCGAAGACGACAAGGCCTTTGTCCATCATAACTGA
- a CDS encoding M15 family metallopeptidase, with protein MAPHIQAAFQTVVERGLADKIRTWDGCFNVRHMRGAGQWSTHSWGIAFDLDAPWNRFGQRNFAMDEEVAACFEEAGFVWGGRWNRPDGITSVRL; from the coding sequence GTGGCGCCCCATATCCAGGCCGCCTTCCAGACCGTGGTGGAACGGGGCCTGGCCGACAAAATCCGAACCTGGGACGGCTGTTTCAATGTACGGCACATGCGCGGTGCCGGCCAGTGGTCTACCCATTCCTGGGGCATTGCCTTTGACCTGGATGCGCCCTGGAACCGCTTCGGACAGCGGAACTTTGCCATGGATGAAGAGGTGGCAGCGTGTTTTGAAGAGGCAGGATTTGTCTGGGGCGGCCGCTGGAACCGGCCAGATGGTATCACTAGTGTCCGGTTATAG